AATAACTATTTGAAAGGGGCATTGATTGTTGACCCTTCTCCAATGAGTTATTTGTTAATCGCAATTGTATTGACAACAGGAACTGCTTTCTTACTATGGTTAGGTGAACAAATCACTCAATACGGTGTAGGTAATGGTATTTCAATCATTATCTTTGCTGGTATTTTATCTACATTGCCGTCTTCGCTTATTCAGTTTTATCAACAAGCCTTTGTCGGGCAAAGTGATACAACAATGGCATGGCTGCAAGTAGCTGGTTTAGCAATAGGCTTGATTTTATTAACAATGGGTGCTGTATACGTGCTTCAAGCTGTACGTAAAATACCTATTCAATATGCCAAAAAACAATCAGCTCAGCGTTTAGGTTCTAATGCAACTTACTTGCCGTTAAAAGTTAACTCAGCAGGGGTTATCCCAGTTATCTTTGCAATGGCATTCTTCTTGCTTCCAAGAACATTAACGATGTTCTTCCCTAAAGCAGACTGGGCACAGCAAATTGCCAATACAGCCAATCCATCAAGTAATATTGGAATGGTAATTTATATTATCTTGATCATTGCATTCACTTATTTCTATGCATTTGTTCAAGTTAATCCTGAAAAAATGGCTGACAATCTTAAGAAACAAGGCAGTTACGTTCCAGGTATCAGACCTGGTAAACAAACTAAAAAGTATATTACTAGAGTTTTATATCGTTTAACTTTTGTAGGTTCTATCTTCTTGGCAGTAATCGCAATCTTGCCGATACTTGCTACTAAATTTATGAACTTGCCGCAGTCAATTCAAGTCGGCGGTACTAGCTTATTAATCGTTATCGGTGTTGCAATCGAAACAATGAAAAGTTTAGAAGCACAAGTTAATCAAAAAGAATATAAAGGCTTTGGTGGTAGATAAACTGTAGGAGGGCAATATGAATATCATCTTAATGGGTTTACCTGGTGCAGGTAAAGGAACTCAAGCGAGTGAAATAGTTAAGAAATTCCCTATTCCGCATATATCTACAGGTGATATGTTTAGAAAAGCTATCAAAGATGAAACTGAATTGGGTAAAGAAGCTAAGTCTTACATGGACCGCGGCGAACTTGTTCCTGATGAAGTAACTGTAGGTATCGTTAAAGAAAGACTTTCTGAAGACGATGCGAAAAAAGGATTTTTATTAGATGGTTTCCCACGTACACTTGAACAAGCAGAAGCATTAAGTAAAATCATGAAAGAACTTGACAGAAAGATAGATGCAGTCATCAACATTGAAGTTCCTGAAGAAGAACTTATGAATCGACTTACTGGACGTCGTATTTGTGAAGTTTGCGGAACGACTTATCATCTTGTGTTCAATCCTCCAAAAGTTGATGGTGTTTGTGATCTTGATGGCGGTAAATTATACCAACGTGAAGATGACAACCCTGAAACAGTTGCAAAACGTTTAGAAGTCAATGTTAAGCAATCAAAACCTATTATCGAGTATTACGATAAAGAAGGCGTTTTGAAAAACATTGACGGTTCTGGCGATATCGAAAAGGTAACAGAATCTGTTATCGGTATCCTAGATAATCTTAAGTAATTCAACATTGCTGCTTGTTTGTTGAATGAAGGTAGTCGCAAATTGTTAGTCGCTTAGTATTCACGTATTAAGAGTGACAAAATGACGATAATGATTCCCAAAATTTTGTTCAACACTTATGACAACGGCAGTATGTCTAACATTTTCCAATAGACATTAACTAATAATGCAAAAGGGGGAATTGTTCTAATGGCAAAACAAGATGTAATTGAATTAGAAGGTACAGTACTAGATACTTTACCAAATGCAATGTTTAAAGTAGAATTAGAAAATGGTCATGAGATTTTAGCACACGTTAGTGGTAAAATCAGAATGAATTATATTCGTATTCTACCTGGCGACAAAGTAACTGTAGAAATGTCTCCATACGATTTAACTCGTGGAAGAATCACTTATCGTTATAAATAATTCGTCACTCCATTATTATAGGGAGGTATAAAAATGAAAGTAAGACCATCAGTAAAACCTATTTGCGAAAAATGCAAAGTCATTAAACGTAAAGGTAAAGTAATGATCATTTGTGAAAATCCGAAACACAAACAAAGACAAGGTTAATAAAAGAGAGGTGTAAAATAATATGGCACGTATTGCAGGAATCGATATTCCACGCGAAAAACGCGTTGTAATTTCATTAACTTATATCTACGGTGTAGGTAAATCAACTGCTG
Above is a genomic segment from Staphylococcus piscifermentans containing:
- a CDS encoding adenylate kinase; this encodes MNIILMGLPGAGKGTQASEIVKKFPIPHISTGDMFRKAIKDETELGKEAKSYMDRGELVPDEVTVGIVKERLSEDDAKKGFLLDGFPRTLEQAEALSKIMKELDRKIDAVINIEVPEEELMNRLTGRRICEVCGTTYHLVFNPPKVDGVCDLDGGKLYQREDDNPETVAKRLEVNVKQSKPIIEYYDKEGVLKNIDGSGDIEKVTESVIGILDNLK
- the secY gene encoding preprotein translocase subunit SecY; amino-acid sequence: MFETFVNFFKTKEVRNKIFFTLAMLVIFKIGTYIPAPGVNPAAFDNNQGSQGVTDLLNTFGGGALKNFSIFAMGIMPYITASIVMQLLQMDIVPKFTEWAKQGDVGRKKLNNVTRYFAIILAFIQSIGMAFQFNNYLKGALIVDPSPMSYLLIAIVLTTGTAFLLWLGEQITQYGVGNGISIIIFAGILSTLPSSLIQFYQQAFVGQSDTTMAWLQVAGLAIGLILLTMGAVYVLQAVRKIPIQYAKKQSAQRLGSNATYLPLKVNSAGVIPVIFAMAFFLLPRTLTMFFPKADWAQQIANTANPSSNIGMVIYIILIIAFTYFYAFVQVNPEKMADNLKKQGSYVPGIRPGKQTKKYITRVLYRLTFVGSIFLAVIAILPILATKFMNLPQSIQVGGTSLLIVIGVAIETMKSLEAQVNQKEYKGFGGR
- the rpmJ gene encoding 50S ribosomal protein L36; translated protein: MKVRPSVKPICEKCKVIKRKGKVMIICENPKHKQRQG
- the infA gene encoding translation initiation factor IF-1, with the translated sequence MAKQDVIELEGTVLDTLPNAMFKVELENGHEILAHVSGKIRMNYIRILPGDKVTVEMSPYDLTRGRITYRYK